One region of Drosophila subobscura isolate 14011-0131.10 chromosome J, UCBerk_Dsub_1.0, whole genome shotgun sequence genomic DNA includes:
- the LOC117894866 gene encoding diphosphoinositol polyphosphate phosphohydrolase 1, translating into MVKEKPNSTRIYDKDGFRRRAACICVRAENEAEVLLVTSSRRPELWIVPGGGVEPEEEPSVTAVREVLEEAGVVGSLGRCLGVFENNDHMHRTEVFVMNVTKELEEWEDSRSIGRKRQWFTIDDALSRLALHKPTQQHYLMQLQHSKTRDNTNRVVNATHPPKLTNVASSPAASPTTA; encoded by the exons ATGGTCAAGGAGAAGCCCAACTCAACGCGTATCTACGACAAGGATGGCTTCAGGCGACGGGCTGCCTGCATTTGCGTACGGGCCGAAAACGAGGCAGAG GTTCTTTTGGTCACCTCTTCGAGGCGTCCAGAGCTGTGGATTGTTCCAGGTGGTGGCGTGGAGCCCGAGGAAGAGCCCTCTGTGACCGCTGTACGCGAAGTGCTCGAGGAGGCCGGCGTTGTTGGCAGTTTGGGTCGTTGTCTGGGCGTTTTCGAG AATAACGATCATATGCATCGGACTGAAGTGTTTGTCATGAATGTGAcgaaggagctggaggagtgGGAGGACTCGCGCAGCATTGGGCGCAAGCGGCAGTGGTTCACCATCGACGATGCCTTGTCCCGGCTGGCGTTGCACAAGCCAACGCAGCAGCACTACCTGATGCAGTTGCAGCACTCGAAGACGCGGGACAACACGAATCGTGTGGTGAATGCCACGCATCCGCCCAAATTGACCAATGTGGCCTCATCTCCAGCTGCATCGCCAACAACGGCATGA
- the LOC117894865 gene encoding pupal cuticle protein Edg-78E, protein MFKITLIIGMLFLVAVTWAADESQATITKYENEIKNDGSYNWEYGTSNGIEAKESGVGSAYAAGSVAYTAPNGENIQLEYTADENGYQPRGAHLPTPPPTPDYILRALAYIEAHPFTRIQLRP, encoded by the exons ATGTTCAAGATC ACGCTAATCATTGGAATGCTCTTCCTGGTGGCCGTCACTTGGGCCGCAGATGAGTCACAGGCGACCATCACCAAGTACGAGAATGAGATCAAAAACGATGGCAGCTACAACTGGGAGTACGGCACCTCGAATGGCATTGAGGCCAAGGAGAGCGGTGTGGGCAGTGCCTATGCAGCAGGATCGGTGGCGTACACGGCACCCAATGGAGAGAACATTCAGCTGGAGTACACGGCCGACGAGAATGGCTATCAGCCGAGGGGCGCACATTTGCCAACCCCGCCACCGACACCCGATTACATTCTGAGGGCGCTGGCATACATTGAGGCTCATCCGTTCACCAGGATTCAGCTGAGGCCTTAG
- the LOC117894864 gene encoding protein ERGIC-53, translating into MLPTFCKFLALFCIFAKHTHATTNLSPGAVGVHRRFEYKYSFKPPYLAQKDGTVPFWEYGGNAIASSESVRVAPSLRSQKGAIWTKTQTNFDWWDVEIVFRVTGRGRIGADGLAFWYTTEKGDYNGPVFGSSDRWNGLGIIFDSFDNDNKHNNPYISAVVNDGTKMYDHTNDGTTQLLSGCLRDFRNKPFPTRARIEYYNNVLTVLIHNGMTNNNDDYELCMRSDGVNLPKNGYFGISAATGGLADDHDVFHFLTTSLHAAGQVQEPQKVDNQEKLTAEYNEYQDKLEKQKLEYKKEHPNEHKDGEEDWEEFYESENQRELRQIWQGQSQIADHLRELSRKVDEIIGRQENTLTLVSRGLAANAGQALPPAAAGGVPQQQLAGSGVVSRSDVDLLLTNQNVLLSSIREIRQLVGDINVRTDNIQTNQKHAPTAQIQSTGYDVQTLIAEMRDGMNQVKQGISHVGQKLQSAPQAGAQTGNCPTGSCVGVTLFLSVTVVQLLLVFIYNIFKNRSEAQAKKFY; encoded by the exons atgctgCCAACATTTTGCAAATTCCTGGCCCTTTTCTGCATATTTGCTAAACACACGCATGCGACGACCAACCTGAGTCCAGGGGCCGTTGGCGTGCACCGTCGATTCGAGTACAAGTACTCGTTCAAGCCGCCGTACCTGGCCCAAAAAGACGGCACCGTACCCTTCTGGGAGTACGGGGGAA ATGCCATCGCCAGCTCCGAGAGTGTGCGTGTTGCCCCATCGCTGCGTTCGCAGAAGGGCGCCATCTGGACCAAGACGCAAACCAACTTCGACTGGTGGGATGTGGAGATTGTCTTCCGTGTGACGGGACGTGGCCGCATCGGAGCCGATGGTCTGGCCTTCTGGTACACCACCGAGAAGGGCGACTACAATGGGCCAGTGTTCGGTTCGTCGGACCGCTGGAATGGTCTGGGCATCATCTTTGATTCCTTCGATAACGACAACAAGCACAACAATCCCTACATCAGTGCGGTGGTCAATGACGGAACGAAGATGTACGACCATACCAACGACGGCACAACGCAGTTGCTGAGCGGTTGCCTCCGAGACTTCCGTAACAAGCCCTTCCCCACCCGTGCGCGCATCGAATACTACAACAACGTGCTCACCGTTCTCATCCACAATGGAAtgaccaacaacaacgatgaCTACGAGCTGTGCATGCGTTCGGATGGCGTGAATCTGCCCAAGAATGGTTACTTTGGTATCTCGGCTGCCACTGGCGGTTTGGCTGATGATCACGATGTGTTCCACTTCCTTACCACATCCCTGCACGCTGCTGGCCAGGTCCAGGAGCCCCAGAAGGTGGACAATCAGGAGAAGCTGACGGCGGAATACAACGAGTATCAGGATAAGctggagaagcagaagctggagTACAAGAAGGAGCATCCGAACGAG caCAAAGACGGTGAGGAGGATTGGGAGGAGTTCTACGAGTCGGAGAACCAACGCGAGCTGCGTCAAATCTGGCAGGGACAGAGCCAAATTGCCGATCATCTGCGTGAGCTGTCCCGCAAAGTGGACGAGATCATTGGACGCCAGGAGAACACGTTAACGCTGGTCTCGCGCGGCCTGGCTGCCAACGCTGGACAGGcactgccaccagcagccgctggcggtgtgccccagcagcagttggctgGCAGCGGTGTGGTCAGCCGTTCCGATGTGGATCTACTGCTCACCAATCAGAATGTGCTGCTCAGCTCCATCCGTGAGATACGGCAACTGGTCGGCGATATCAATGTGCGCACTGATAACATTCAGACAAATCAGAAGCACGCGCCCACAGCACAGATCCAGTCCACCGGCTACGATGTGCAAACGCTCATAGCCGAGATGCGTGACGGCATGAATCAGGTCAAGCAGGGCATCTCTCATGTGGGACAAAA acTGCAATCAGCGCCACAGGCTGGAGCGCAGACTGGCAACTGTCCCACTGGCAGCTGTGTGGGCGTCACATTGTTCCTAAGTGTAACCGTGGTGCAATTGCTGCTAGTATTTATCTACAATATATTCAA GAACCGCAGCGAGGCGCAGGCGAAAAAGTTCTACTAG